One genomic region from Indicator indicator isolate 239-I01 chromosome 7, UM_Iind_1.1, whole genome shotgun sequence encodes:
- the CISD1 gene encoding CDGSH iron-sulfur domain-containing protein 1: MGLGQNSAVRGEWIAAVSLAVGAAAVGYLAYKKFLSKDKCCKAMVNPHIQKDNPKVVHAFDMEDLGDKAVYCRCWRSKKFPLCDGSHTKHNEETGDNVGPLIIKRKEA; this comes from the exons GTGAATGGATTGCCGCAGTCTCCTTAGCTGttggagcagctgctgttgggTACCTAGCTTACAAAAAATTCCTCTCTAAAGACAAGTGCTGCAAAGCAATGGTTAATCCCCACATCCAGAAGGATAACCCCAAGGTAGTCCATGCATTTGATATGGAAGATCTGGGAGACAAGGCTGTGTACTGTCGTTGTTGGAGATCTAAGAAG ttcCCGCTGTGTGATGGGTCTCACACAAAGCACAACGAGGAAACCGGCGACAACGTTGGGCCTCTGATCATCAAGAGGAAGGAGGCGTAG